One genomic segment of Pseudonocardia sp. T1-2H includes these proteins:
- a CDS encoding acylphosphatase, translated as MSTDQSSSVRLTAWVEGSVQGVGFRWWSRSRALELGLVGQARNLDDGRVAVVAEGPRAQCDELLALLRGGTTPGTVTGVAEQWTDAKNTFTTFSEA; from the coding sequence ATGAGTACCGACCAGTCTTCCTCCGTACGGCTCACCGCCTGGGTCGAGGGCAGTGTGCAGGGCGTCGGCTTCCGCTGGTGGAGCCGCTCCCGCGCCCTCGAGCTGGGCCTCGTGGGCCAGGCCCGCAACCTCGACGACGGCCGCGTCGCCGTCGTCGCGGAGGGTCCGCGCGCCCAGTGCGACGAGCTCCTGGCCCTACTGAGGGGCGGCACGACCCCGGGCACCGTGACCGGGGTCGCCGAGCAGTGGACGGACGCGAAGAACACCTTCACGACCTTCAGCGAAGCCTGA